The following are encoded together in the Thermothelomyces thermophilus ATCC 42464 chromosome 3, complete sequence genome:
- a CDS encoding extracellular carboxypeptidase — translation MRIAASTVLLGAASAASFQQQAQHVLSDGFGKAQEAMKPLSDALADAAGRPIENFEEAFSGMTAEAKALWEEIKLLVPDSAFKNPSWFSKPKPHRRRDDWDHVVKGADVQKIWVQDANGESHRQVGGRIEDYNLRVKTVDPSKLGVDSVKQFSGYLDDEANDKHLFYWFFESRNDPKNDPVVLWLNGGPGCSSLTGLFLELGPSSIDKNLKVVNNEFSWNNNASVIFLDQPVNVGYSYSGSSVSNTIAAGKDVYALLTLFFHQFPEYAKQDFHIAGESYAGHYIPVFASEILSHKNRNINLKSILIGNGLTDGLTQYEYYRPMACGEGGYPAVLSESECRSMDNALPRCQSLIRNCYDSGSVWSCVPASIYCNNALIGPYQRTGQNVYDIRGKCEDSSNLCYSALGYISDYLNQQSVMDALGVEVSSYESCNFDINRNFLFQGDWMQPFHRLVPNILKEIPVLIYAGDADYICNWLGNRAWTEKLEWPGQKAFNQAKVHDLKLAGADEEYGKVKASGNFTFMQIYQAGHMVPMDQPENSLDFLNRWLSGEWFAK, via the exons ATGAGGATCGCAGCCTCCACAGTGCTGCTCGGCGCGGCCTCTGCCGCCTCGTTCCAGCAGCAGGCCCAGCATGTGCTCTCGGACGGCTTTGGGAAGGCCCAGGAGGCCATGAAGCCCCTCTCGGACGCTCTCGCTGATGCTGCTGGTCGCCCTATCGAGAATTTCGAGGAGGCTTTCTCCGGCATGACCGCCGAGGCAAAGGCTCTCTGGGAGGAGATCAAGCTGCTCGTTCCCGACAGCGCCTTCAAGAATCCTTCGTGGTTCAGCAAGCCCAAGCctcaccgccgccgcgatGACTGGGACCATGTCGTCAAGGGCGCCGATGTCCAGAAGATCTGGGTGCAGGATGCCAACGGCGAGAGCCACCGCCAAGTTGGCGGCCGCATTGAGGACTACAACCTTCGCGTCAAGACGGTCGACCCGTCCAAGCTTGGCGTCGATTCGGTCAAGCAGTTCAGCGGCTACCTTGATGATGAGGCCAACGACAAGCACCTCTTCTACT GGTTCTTCGAGTCGCGCAATGACCCCAAGAACGACCCGGTCGTCCTCTGGCTCAACGGCGGCCCAGGCTGCTCGTCCCTTACCGGCCTCTTTCTCGAGCTCGGTCCTTCCTCGATCGACAAGAACCTGAAGGTCGTTAACAACGAGTTCAGCTGGAACAACAACGCCAGCGTCATCTTCCTCGACCAGCCCGTCAATGTCGGCTATTCCTATTCCGGCTCCTCCGTGAGCAATACCATTGCTGCTGGCAAGGATGTCTACGCTCTCTTGACTCTCTTCTTCCATCAATTCCCCGAGTACGCGAAGCAGGACTTCCACATCGCTGGCGAGTCCTATGCTGGCCACTACATTCCCGTTTTCGCGTCCGAGATTCTGTCTCACAAGAACCGCAACATCAACCTCAAGTCCATCCTGATTGGTAACGGCCTGACCGACGGGCTCACCCAGTACGAGTACTACCGGCCTATGGCTTGCGGAGAGGGTGGCTATCCCGCTGTCCTCAGCGAGTCTGAGTGCCGGAGCATGGACAACGCCCTGCCGCGGTGCCAGTCGCTCATCCGGAACTGCTACGACAGCGGCAGCGTCTGGAGCTGTGTCCCGGCCTCCATCTACTGCAACAACGCCCTGATTGGCCCTTACCAGCGCACCGGTCAGAATGTCTACGATATCCGCGGCAAGTGCGAGGACAGCAGCAACCTTTGCTACAGCGCACTCGGTTATATCAGCGACTATCTCAACCAGCAGTCCGTCATGGATGCCCTCGGTGTCGAGGTCTCGAGCTATGAGAGCTGCAATTTCGACATCAACCGCAACTTCCTGTTCCAGGGCGATTGGATGCAGCCGTTCCATCGCCTGGTGCCGAACATTCTCAAGGAGATCCCCGTCCTCATCTATGCCGGTGATGCCGACTACATTTGCAACTGGCTTGGCAACCGAGCTTGGACTGAGAAGCTCGAGTGGCCCGGCCAGAAGGCTTTCAACCAGGCCAAGGTCCATGATCTGAAGTTGGCTGGTGCTGATGAGGAGTACGGCAAGGTGAAGGCCTCGGGCAATTTCACCTTCATGCAGATCTACCAGGCCGGTCACATGGTCCCCATGGACCAGCCTGAGAATTCGCTCGATTTCCTGAACAGGTGGCTGAGCGGCGAATGGTTTGCCAAGTAG